One genomic region from Conexibacter woesei DSM 14684 encodes:
- a CDS encoding amidohydrolase: MTRADLVLHNGRIVTYDDVGTVADAIAIAGGRIVAIGSEADVRPFAPAGAEVVDLQGRTAMPGLIDAHTHVELGARARYIWSDVRHLDRAAIAAEVRRLVAARAPGSWIVLQGTYRQDLPDRAELDRIAPHHPVAIRWSMHMLNANSAALGASGIDRAYQPPAGSRVERDADGDPTGFLEEGFDLLAIPPTPQPTLRDALQRSLREQFLANGITTVYELPASADAVRSYQELQRNGELPLRMTLNMTIPPGHQPVIELDELLRSGLQTGFGDDWLALGAVKIFADGDEEAAAHSRLLSERPGGWGLFTRTYQQLAREVMQISAAGMQVWIHAIGDVAQEMAIDAIHAANRVHAGLRPRIEHVANLVTDPTQLDRIQAAGAIPVPTAAFMHGTAPDDALPPGALRYAYRTLIDRGFMPPGNSDSAGTQPFAINPFHGVYHMVARRNVRGESICPSEAVSVREALTTYTRYAAHAAFKERSRGSLEVGKLGDVVVLDRDPEQSPVEQLRDVRADLTIVGGAIAYERGRDPRDEEQTL; this comes from the coding sequence ATGACACGCGCAGACCTCGTCCTGCACAACGGACGCATCGTCACGTACGACGACGTCGGCACCGTCGCCGACGCGATCGCGATCGCCGGCGGCCGCATCGTCGCCATCGGCAGCGAGGCCGACGTCAGGCCGTTCGCGCCTGCCGGGGCCGAGGTCGTCGACCTCCAGGGCCGAACCGCGATGCCGGGCCTGATCGACGCGCACACGCACGTCGAGCTGGGCGCCCGCGCACGCTACATCTGGTCCGACGTGCGCCACCTCGATCGCGCCGCGATCGCGGCTGAGGTGCGGCGCCTGGTCGCGGCGCGCGCGCCCGGCAGCTGGATCGTGCTGCAGGGCACCTACCGGCAGGACCTCCCCGATCGCGCCGAGCTGGACCGGATCGCGCCGCACCACCCGGTCGCGATCCGCTGGAGCATGCACATGCTCAACGCCAACTCGGCCGCGCTCGGGGCGAGCGGGATCGACCGGGCCTACCAGCCGCCGGCCGGCAGCCGCGTCGAACGCGACGCCGACGGCGACCCGACCGGCTTCCTGGAGGAGGGCTTCGACCTGCTGGCGATCCCGCCGACGCCGCAGCCGACACTGCGCGACGCACTGCAGCGCTCGCTGCGCGAGCAGTTCCTCGCCAACGGCATCACCACCGTCTACGAGCTGCCGGCCAGCGCCGACGCCGTGCGCAGCTACCAGGAGCTGCAGCGCAACGGCGAGCTGCCGCTGCGGATGACGCTCAACATGACGATCCCGCCCGGCCACCAGCCGGTGATCGAGCTCGACGAGCTGCTGCGCAGCGGTCTGCAGACCGGCTTCGGCGACGACTGGCTGGCGCTCGGCGCGGTCAAGATCTTCGCCGACGGCGACGAGGAGGCGGCCGCCCACTCGCGCCTGCTGAGCGAGCGCCCCGGCGGCTGGGGCCTCTTCACGCGCACGTACCAGCAGCTGGCACGCGAGGTGATGCAGATCTCCGCCGCCGGCATGCAGGTGTGGATCCACGCGATCGGCGACGTCGCGCAGGAGATGGCGATCGACGCGATCCACGCGGCCAACCGCGTCCACGCGGGGCTGCGGCCGCGGATCGAGCACGTCGCCAACCTCGTCACCGATCCGACGCAGCTCGACCGGATCCAGGCGGCGGGCGCGATCCCGGTGCCGACGGCCGCGTTCATGCACGGCACCGCACCCGACGACGCGCTGCCTCCCGGCGCGCTCCGCTACGCCTACCGGACGTTGATCGACCGCGGCTTCATGCCGCCCGGCAACTCCGACAGCGCCGGCACGCAGCCGTTCGCGATCAACCCGTTCCACGGCGTCTACCACATGGTCGCGCGGCGCAACGTGCGCGGCGAGTCGATCTGCCCGAGCGAGGCCGTCAGCGTCCGCGAGGCGCTCACGACCTACACGCGCTACGCCGCGCACGCGGCGTTCAAGGAGCGCTCGCGCGGCTCGCTCGAGGTCGGCAAGCTCGGCGACGTCGTCGTGCTCGACCGCGACCCGGAGCAGTCGCCGGTCGAGCAGCTGCGCGACGTGCGCGCGGACCTGACGATCGTCGGCGGCGCGATCGCGTACGAGCGCGGCCGCGATCCGCGCGACGAGGAGCAGACGCTGTGA
- a CDS encoding extracellular solute-binding protein: MKSSSLLRRGLLAAMAVPALALGACGSDPGSPGSSASEGDSDGGSLVIASWGGDFSAATKEDLADPFAAQAGVKVQMVEASSQHVAQLEAQNKAGKVTWDVIDSLGEANTAYLVKQGLLERLPADLKAELERVSVPGGVTDHGVLQSTIGTLLACMPEHAKACPQTPAEFFDTERFPGSRMMYDDPYYGIQFALAADGLTQDQMWPMTDANVERAFAKLEEIVPAVRVWWTSGDQTIQALRDGEVDMGQIWNRPAKELSEQDPSARFSWDGVLLAEAYSAVPKGAPNVETALDYLRFYGTDPEAQARWAARTGYGVSNAKAADFISPEDLEFSVLNPDNVATAIRGDGEWWVDNRDELTRRWRTLISGS, from the coding sequence ATGAAGTCATCGTCGTTGCTGCGCCGCGGCCTGCTGGCCGCGATGGCCGTCCCGGCGCTCGCGCTGGGCGCCTGCGGAAGTGACCCCGGCTCGCCTGGGAGCAGCGCCTCCGAGGGCGACTCGGACGGCGGCAGTCTCGTGATCGCCAGCTGGGGCGGGGACTTCTCCGCCGCCACCAAGGAGGACCTGGCAGATCCGTTCGCCGCGCAGGCGGGCGTGAAGGTGCAGATGGTCGAGGCGTCCTCCCAGCACGTCGCTCAGCTGGAGGCCCAGAACAAGGCAGGCAAGGTCACCTGGGACGTGATCGACTCGCTCGGCGAGGCGAACACGGCCTACCTCGTCAAGCAGGGGCTGCTGGAGAGACTGCCGGCGGACCTGAAGGCGGAGCTGGAGAGAGTCTCGGTGCCCGGCGGCGTGACCGACCACGGCGTCCTGCAGTCGACGATCGGCACGCTGCTCGCGTGCATGCCCGAGCACGCGAAGGCGTGCCCGCAGACGCCGGCCGAGTTCTTCGACACCGAGCGCTTCCCCGGATCGCGCATGATGTACGACGACCCGTACTACGGCATCCAGTTCGCGCTCGCCGCGGACGGCCTCACGCAGGATCAGATGTGGCCGATGACCGACGCGAACGTCGAGCGCGCGTTCGCCAAGCTGGAGGAGATCGTGCCGGCCGTGCGCGTGTGGTGGACGTCCGGCGACCAGACGATCCAGGCGCTGCGCGACGGCGAGGTCGACATGGGGCAGATCTGGAACCGGCCGGCCAAGGAGCTGTCCGAGCAGGACCCGAGCGCGAGATTCAGCTGGGACGGCGTGCTGCTTGCCGAGGCGTACAGCGCGGTGCCCAAGGGCGCGCCGAACGTCGAGACCGCGCTCGACTACCTGAGGTTCTACGGCACCGATCCCGAGGCACAGGCGAGATGGGCCGCCCGCACGGGCTACGGCGTCTCGAACGCCAAGGCGGCTGACTTCATCTCGCCGGAGGACCTCGAGTTCTCGGTGCTCAACCCGGACAACGTCGCGACCGCGATCCGCGGCGACGGCGAGTGGTGGGTCGACAACCGCGACGAGCTGACCAGACGCTGGCGGACCCTCATCAGCGGGTCCTGA
- a CDS encoding cupin domain-containing protein, producing MSIEPPHGIPAFVSRVATSVRDASWMTYETFDSEIWPRDAIEWCYLVSPEVTGSHEFEMGLCRLHAGGVHLRHHHPARAEMHFVVSGTAAVTIGDQHFRANPQDAFYIPRGVTHGFTNDSDEVFELLFCYDLPPNLTRPDTVWDE from the coding sequence ATGAGCATCGAGCCGCCGCACGGCATCCCGGCGTTCGTCTCCCGCGTGGCGACCAGCGTGCGGGACGCGTCCTGGATGACCTACGAGACGTTCGACAGCGAGATCTGGCCGCGCGACGCGATCGAGTGGTGTTATCTCGTGTCCCCCGAGGTCACCGGCTCGCACGAGTTCGAGATGGGCCTCTGCCGTCTGCACGCCGGCGGCGTCCACCTGCGCCACCACCACCCGGCGCGCGCGGAGATGCACTTCGTCGTCTCCGGCACCGCCGCGGTCACGATCGGCGACCAGCACTTCCGCGCCAATCCGCAGGACGCCTTCTACATCCCGCGCGGCGTCACCCACGGCTTCACCAACGACAGCGACGAGGTCTTCGAGCTGCTGTTCTGCTACGACCTCCCGCCGAATCTCACGCGCCCGGACACCGTCTGGGACGAGTGA
- a CDS encoding PucR family transcriptional regulator — protein sequence METDVSVSWVLQLPEVRRAVPEVLAGQAALERPVRWAHVAEIAEIASVLKGGELLLTTGMGLGTRRAQRLAFIEALAERDVAGLMVELGTSVPELPAELVAAAERARLPLIALHRPALFVEITEAIHRELVNREHQTLRHGRELQQQLTQLALDGAGPSEILDAVSALVDNPVLLERCGNGIVYSSTHRAGSDAVLAAYEAVRRDLPDAPPVVAQPVPIDGDAAWGRLLAIGIDSPLGDADRIAVEQAGSLIALALLRSRQDDLLTARHRGNLLTGLQQDRIDEASASAHAADLGFGRDDQRFLLPIAVMRYQHSRLSVGEVDDDTLTLLWRDLDQELRERHIRAIVGLRVEQPVILLVLSLGNDPDTRTAIADRVAAVIHEIVGRCARDERAPIVCVGGVARSWTQVRRQLLDAADALPAAARAPAQRWHDASRPDLGRTLWSLRDSMQLRAFVHAQLHPILQWDRRHGTQLLETLIAYCEHDGRKAETARAIHVERQSLYHRLARIEELLGASLQHPDTRLGVQLALRATRYIPIRSELEVAQTGRSVTPPDVQM from the coding sequence ATGGAGACCGATGTGAGCGTCAGCTGGGTCCTTCAGCTGCCGGAGGTGAGGCGAGCGGTGCCCGAGGTGCTTGCCGGGCAGGCAGCGCTCGAGCGTCCCGTGCGCTGGGCGCACGTGGCCGAGATCGCCGAGATCGCCTCGGTGCTCAAGGGCGGCGAGCTGCTGCTGACGACTGGCATGGGCCTCGGCACCAGACGCGCGCAACGGCTCGCGTTCATAGAGGCGCTGGCCGAGCGCGACGTCGCGGGGCTCATGGTCGAGCTGGGGACGAGCGTGCCGGAGCTGCCGGCGGAGCTCGTCGCCGCGGCCGAGCGCGCGAGGCTGCCCTTGATCGCGCTGCACCGCCCGGCGCTGTTCGTCGAGATCACCGAGGCGATCCATCGCGAGCTGGTCAACCGTGAGCACCAGACGCTGCGCCACGGCCGCGAGCTGCAGCAGCAGCTGACGCAGCTGGCGCTGGATGGCGCCGGCCCGTCCGAGATCCTCGACGCGGTCTCGGCGCTCGTCGACAACCCGGTGCTGCTGGAGCGGTGCGGCAACGGGATCGTCTATTCGAGCACTCACCGTGCGGGCTCCGACGCCGTGCTCGCCGCCTACGAGGCGGTGCGGCGCGACCTGCCGGACGCGCCGCCGGTGGTCGCGCAGCCGGTGCCGATCGACGGCGACGCGGCCTGGGGACGCCTGTTGGCGATCGGGATCGACTCGCCGCTCGGCGACGCCGATCGGATCGCGGTCGAGCAGGCCGGCTCGCTGATCGCGCTCGCGCTGCTGCGCAGCCGCCAGGACGACCTGCTGACCGCGCGCCACCGCGGCAACCTGCTGACCGGCCTGCAGCAGGACCGCATCGACGAGGCCTCCGCCTCGGCGCACGCCGCCGATCTCGGCTTCGGTCGCGACGACCAGCGCTTCCTGCTGCCGATCGCGGTGATGCGCTACCAGCACTCGCGCTTGTCGGTCGGCGAGGTCGACGACGACACGCTGACGCTGCTGTGGCGCGACCTCGACCAGGAGCTGCGCGAACGCCACATCCGCGCGATCGTCGGCCTGCGCGTGGAGCAGCCGGTGATCCTGCTCGTGCTCAGCCTCGGCAACGACCCCGACACGCGCACCGCGATCGCCGATCGCGTCGCTGCGGTGATCCACGAGATCGTCGGCCGCTGCGCGCGCGACGAGCGCGCGCCGATCGTCTGCGTCGGCGGCGTCGCGCGGTCGTGGACGCAGGTCCGCCGTCAGCTGCTGGACGCGGCTGACGCGCTGCCGGCCGCGGCTCGCGCCCCCGCCCAGCGCTGGCACGACGCGTCGCGCCCGGACCTCGGCCGCACGCTGTGGTCGCTGCGCGACAGCATGCAGCTGCGGGCGTTCGTGCACGCGCAGCTGCACCCGATCCTGCAATGGGACCGCCGTCACGGCACGCAGCTGCTGGAGACGCTGATCGCGTACTGCGAGCACGACGGCCGCAAGGCCGAGACCGCCCGTGCGATCCACGTCGAGCGCCAGTCGCTCTACCACCGGCTCGCCCGCATAGAGGAGCTGCTCGGCGCGAGCCTGCAGCACCCCGACACGCGCCTCGGCGTGCAGCTCGCGCTGCGCGCCACGCGCTACATACCGATCCGGTCGGAGCTGGAGGTCGCGCAGACCGGGCGAAGTGTCACGCCCCCTGACGTGCAGATGTGA
- a CDS encoding XdhC family protein: MSVVSDQAGVVGAWLREGRRVARAVLVAVDDSAPLPAGASMFVADDGAIEGSITGGCVESAVAHEAQAVLAGGPPRVHRYGISDELAGTAGLTCGGTVYVFVHALGTAGAGGAGAGDAGGAEAVAAALAAVRSGRPAALATLLDGPQAGTVMAIVDGDVVGSLGAARLLDHSVARDAAGLLDQGVTAIRSYGADGATLGVELRVHVRSFASPPQMLIFGAIDFSAALAPLAKELGYSVTISDPRMAFVSAPRFSRAAAVHVGWPGDAFAGRVLGPRDAVLVFTHDPRLDVPALRGALATGAGYVGALGSRRTTAERNERLTAAGVPGDQIARIHAPCGLDIGGRTPDETAVSILAEIVASRAGRTAAPLRSVSGPIQPREGAAQSRTGS, from the coding sequence CTGAGCGTCGTCAGCGATCAGGCGGGCGTCGTCGGCGCCTGGCTGCGCGAGGGCCGCCGCGTCGCGCGCGCGGTCCTCGTTGCGGTCGACGACTCGGCGCCGCTGCCGGCGGGCGCGTCGATGTTCGTCGCCGACGACGGCGCGATCGAGGGCTCGATCACCGGCGGCTGCGTTGAGAGCGCGGTCGCGCACGAGGCGCAGGCCGTGCTCGCCGGCGGGCCGCCGCGGGTCCACCGCTACGGCATCTCCGACGAGCTGGCCGGCACCGCGGGACTGACGTGCGGCGGGACCGTCTACGTCTTCGTGCACGCGCTCGGCACGGCGGGCGCTGGCGGGGCGGGCGCTGGTGATGCGGGCGGCGCCGAGGCGGTGGCCGCTGCGCTGGCGGCGGTGCGCTCGGGGCGGCCGGCGGCGCTCGCGACGCTGCTCGACGGCCCGCAGGCCGGGACGGTGATGGCGATCGTGGACGGCGACGTCGTCGGATCGCTCGGCGCGGCGCGGCTGCTCGACCACTCCGTCGCGCGCGACGCGGCGGGCCTGCTCGACCAGGGTGTGACCGCGATCCGCAGTTACGGCGCCGACGGCGCGACGCTCGGCGTCGAGCTGCGCGTGCATGTGCGCTCGTTCGCGTCGCCGCCGCAGATGCTGATCTTCGGCGCGATCGACTTCTCGGCCGCGCTGGCACCGCTGGCGAAGGAGCTGGGCTACTCGGTCACGATCAGCGACCCGCGCATGGCGTTCGTGAGCGCGCCGCGCTTCTCGCGCGCCGCCGCCGTCCACGTCGGCTGGCCCGGCGACGCATTCGCCGGGCGCGTGCTCGGTCCGCGCGACGCGGTGCTCGTCTTCACGCACGACCCGCGCCTCGACGTCCCCGCGCTGCGCGGCGCGCTCGCGACCGGCGCCGGCTACGTCGGCGCGCTCGGCAGCCGCCGCACGACCGCCGAGCGCAACGAGCGCCTGACCGCCGCCGGCGTGCCCGGCGACCAGATCGCCCGCATCCACGCGCCCTGCGGCCTCGACATCGGCGGCCGCACGCCGGACGAGACGGCGGTGTCGATCCTCGCCGAGATCGTCGCCTCCCGCGCCGGCCGTACCGCGGCGCCGCTGCGCAGCGTCAGCGGCCCGATCCAGCCGCGCGAGGGCGCGGCTCAGTCGCGCACCGGCTCGTAG
- a CDS encoding ABC transporter permease: MTEAAPRRRERRWTPEMGAWSGLALTGPLILMLLLFVAWPVMQVAIDSVEGGAVLDNYRVFFTDPSARKILLTTLGLSLVVTVLAVVLGGFYAWALRTVRSPWLRAALWLSALVPFWMSTIVKTYAFTILLGRRGIVNTLLDPFLAQPLDMLYTNGAVVVGMLYSMLPYAVLPLFVSFLTIDPDMGKAAQTLGASRTRAATSVLFPLAVPGLVATASIVFVITLGFYITPVLLGGPRSAFMATLVNQQIFTAFDYPGAAASAVVLIVVALITLAVAIRLVGRERLTRAVA, encoded by the coding sequence GTGACCGAGGCCGCGCCGCGGCGGCGGGAGCGGCGCTGGACACCCGAGATGGGGGCGTGGAGCGGACTCGCGCTCACCGGCCCGCTGATCCTGATGCTGCTGCTGTTCGTCGCATGGCCGGTCATGCAGGTGGCGATCGACTCGGTCGAGGGCGGCGCGGTGCTCGACAACTACCGCGTGTTCTTCACCGACCCCTCGGCGCGCAAGATCCTGCTGACCACGCTCGGCCTGAGCCTGGTCGTGACGGTGCTCGCGGTCGTGCTCGGAGGCTTCTACGCGTGGGCGCTGCGCACCGTGCGCTCGCCGTGGCTGCGCGCCGCGCTGTGGCTGTCGGCGCTCGTCCCGTTCTGGATGAGCACGATCGTCAAGACCTACGCGTTCACGATCCTGCTCGGGCGCCGCGGCATCGTCAACACGCTGCTCGATCCGTTCCTCGCGCAGCCGCTCGACATGCTCTACACCAACGGCGCGGTCGTCGTCGGGATGCTCTACTCGATGCTGCCGTACGCGGTCCTGCCGCTGTTCGTCAGCTTCCTCACGATCGACCCGGACATGGGCAAGGCGGCGCAGACGCTCGGCGCCTCGCGCACCCGCGCGGCGACGAGCGTTCTCTTCCCGCTCGCAGTGCCGGGGCTGGTCGCGACCGCGTCGATCGTGTTCGTGATCACGCTCGGCTTCTACATCACGCCGGTGCTGCTCGGCGGGCCGCGCTCGGCCTTCATGGCGACGCTCGTCAACCAGCAGATCTTCACGGCGTTCGACTATCCGGGCGCGGCTGCGTCGGCGGTCGTGCTGATCGTGGTCGCGCTGATCACGCTCGCCGTGGCGATTCGGCTCGTCGGCCGCGAGCGGCTGACGCGGGCGGTGGCGTGA
- a CDS encoding CoxG family protein, with protein MNVAGSTTLAVAPAALRALLEDPGRLSALLPNVDAFGWTDGPVEGSFAVTIRPALALGEIPVRTVWERRPAADGELRYRVEGRTDEQRLAFDVVLVLGDAGAGGDGGTRVSWSLDCHVTGVLRSVGQRVLVPIVDRQVREVLRAAEGGAGAKGAAR; from the coding sequence GTGAACGTCGCCGGCTCGACGACGCTCGCCGTGGCGCCCGCCGCGCTGCGGGCGCTGCTGGAGGACCCCGGGCGGCTCAGCGCGCTGCTGCCCAACGTCGACGCGTTCGGCTGGACCGACGGGCCGGTGGAGGGCTCGTTCGCCGTCACGATCCGGCCGGCGCTGGCGCTCGGCGAGATCCCCGTGCGGACGGTCTGGGAGCGGCGCCCGGCGGCCGACGGCGAGCTGCGCTACCGCGTCGAGGGGAGGACCGACGAGCAGCGCCTCGCGTTCGACGTCGTGCTCGTGCTCGGTGATGCGGGTGCGGGCGGCGACGGTGGGACGCGCGTGTCGTGGAGCCTCGACTGCCATGTCACCGGCGTGCTGCGGTCGGTCGGCCAGCGCGTGCTCGTCCCGATCGTCGACCGCCAGGTGCGCGAGGTGCTGCGCGCCGCGGAGGGCGGGGCCGGGGCGAAGGGGGCGGCGCGCTGA
- a CDS encoding ABC transporter ATP-binding protein: MLEFRALTKRFGGVTAVDGVDLAIRRGEFVTFLGPSGSGKTTMLRLLAGFELPSSGSISIDGRDVSRLRPADRGIGMVFQQYALFPHLTVAGNVAYGLRMRRWERRRRDERVEEMLRVVRLEGYGERYARQLSGGQQQRVALARALAFGPSVLLMDEPLGALDRRLRQDMETEFRRIHRELEPTIVYVTHDQEEALALSDRIAIVRDGRVLAFGAPRDLLARPTSAFVASFFSGANLLAAADVQADGDGYASATCLGQRLRLPVGGALGGPMRLAVVPNDLRRGADGPALDVAGTVTDLSLLSDVVRVKLDVPGEGGVIARLPPRECADLEVGGSLTLRVACGDATLVPDDGG; this comes from the coding sequence ATGCTCGAATTCCGTGCGCTCACGAAGCGGTTCGGCGGCGTGACCGCCGTCGACGGCGTCGACCTCGCGATCAGGAGAGGCGAGTTCGTCACCTTCCTGGGGCCGAGCGGCTCCGGCAAGACCACGATGCTGCGCCTGCTGGCCGGATTCGAGCTGCCGAGCTCCGGCTCGATCTCGATCGACGGGCGCGACGTGTCGCGCCTGCGGCCGGCCGATCGCGGCATCGGCATGGTCTTCCAGCAGTACGCCCTGTTCCCGCATCTGACGGTCGCCGGCAACGTCGCCTACGGGCTGCGGATGCGGCGCTGGGAGCGTCGCCGCCGCGACGAGCGCGTCGAGGAGATGCTGCGCGTCGTGCGCCTGGAGGGCTACGGCGAGCGCTACGCACGGCAGCTGTCGGGCGGCCAGCAGCAGCGCGTCGCGCTTGCGCGCGCGCTCGCCTTCGGGCCGAGCGTGCTGCTGATGGACGAGCCGCTCGGCGCGCTCGACCGGCGCCTGCGGCAGGACATGGAGACCGAGTTCCGGCGCATCCACCGCGAGCTGGAACCGACGATCGTGTACGTCACGCACGACCAGGAAGAGGCGCTCGCGCTCTCGGACCGGATCGCGATCGTGCGCGACGGCAGGGTGCTCGCGTTCGGCGCGCCGCGCGACCTGCTGGCACGGCCGACGTCGGCGTTCGTGGCGTCGTTCTTCTCCGGCGCGAACCTGCTCGCGGCCGCTGACGTGCAGGCCGACGGCGACGGCTATGCGAGCGCGACCTGCCTCGGCCAGCGGCTGCGCCTGCCGGTCGGCGGCGCGCTCGGAGGGCCGATGCGCCTCGCGGTCGTCCCGAACGACCTGCGCCGCGGCGCCGACGGCCCGGCGCTCGACGTGGCCGGCACCGTGACCGACCTCAGCCTGCTCTCGGACGTCGTGCGCGTGAAGCTCGACGTGCCGGGGGAGGGCGGGGTGATCGCGCGCCTCCCGCCGCGCGAGTGCGCGGACCTGGAGGTCGGCGGTTCGCTGACTCTGCGGGTCGCCTGCGGTGACGCGACGCTCGTGCCTGACGACGGCGGATGA
- a CDS encoding NAD(P)/FAD-dependent oxidoreductase, producing the protein MSAPSFWAAPLQRPFDAETLSGTVDADVAIVGAGLTGLWAALHLTEAHPGMRVAVVEQEEVGFGASGRNGGFCSADFTHGFLNGLRHFPDEIRELDRMGVENLRDMIVFLDRNGIDCDLEATGLLKVADQPHHVAELAAAAETMRAYDVPVRLLDRDEAQAEVHSPVWHGALELPGTRTVLLDPAKLCWGLARVAHERGVRIFERSRVRRVARDGFGVRVVAAGGGCVRAQRLIVATSAYSRWLRGLRPRFVPVYDYLMVSEPLTPAQREAIGWRRRQGLVDSSNRFHYFRLTPDDRILWGGFDAVYHFGSRVGPALDQRPQTFAVLEQQFAATFPQLAGLRFPHRWGGAIDSTMRFTVVFGTLLGGRGVSVLGYTGHGVGATRWAAQVAADMLLAPDSELLRLRIVNAPALPFPPEPLRAAAVRLMQRELERADGAGGRRGPVLRTLDRLGIGFDS; encoded by the coding sequence ATGAGCGCGCCGAGCTTCTGGGCCGCGCCGCTGCAGCGGCCGTTCGATGCTGAGACGCTGTCCGGCACGGTCGACGCCGACGTGGCGATCGTCGGCGCCGGGCTGACCGGGCTGTGGGCGGCGCTCCATCTGACCGAGGCTCACCCGGGCATGCGCGTGGCCGTCGTCGAGCAGGAGGAGGTGGGCTTCGGCGCCTCCGGTCGCAACGGCGGCTTCTGCTCGGCGGACTTCACGCACGGCTTCCTCAACGGGCTGCGCCACTTCCCGGACGAGATCCGCGAGCTGGACCGGATGGGCGTCGAGAACCTGCGCGACATGATCGTGTTCCTCGACCGCAACGGGATCGACTGCGACCTGGAGGCGACCGGCCTGCTGAAGGTCGCCGACCAGCCGCACCACGTCGCCGAGCTGGCCGCCGCGGCCGAGACGATGCGTGCGTACGACGTCCCGGTGCGGCTGCTCGACCGCGACGAGGCGCAGGCCGAGGTGCACTCGCCCGTCTGGCACGGTGCGCTCGAGCTGCCGGGCACGCGCACGGTGCTGCTCGACCCGGCCAAGCTGTGCTGGGGCCTGGCACGGGTCGCGCACGAGCGCGGCGTGCGGATCTTCGAGCGCTCGCGCGTGCGTCGCGTCGCGCGCGACGGCTTCGGCGTGCGCGTGGTCGCCGCCGGCGGCGGCTGCGTCCGCGCGCAGCGCCTGATCGTCGCCACGTCGGCGTACTCGCGTTGGCTGCGCGGGCTGCGCCCACGCTTCGTGCCGGTCTACGACTACCTGATGGTGTCCGAGCCGCTCACGCCGGCGCAGCGCGAGGCGATCGGCTGGCGGCGGCGCCAGGGCCTGGTCGACTCCAGCAACCGCTTCCACTACTTCCGCCTGACGCCGGACGACCGCATCCTGTGGGGCGGGTTCGACGCCGTCTACCACTTCGGCAGCCGCGTCGGGCCGGCGCTCGACCAGCGGCCGCAGACGTTCGCCGTCCTGGAGCAGCAGTTCGCGGCGACGTTCCCGCAGCTGGCCGGGCTGCGCTTCCCACACCGCTGGGGCGGTGCGATCGACAGCACGATGCGCTTCACGGTCGTCTTCGGCACGCTGCTCGGCGGGCGCGGCGTGTCGGTGCTCGGCTACACCGGGCACGGCGTCGGCGCGACGCGCTGGGCGGCACAGGTGGCGGCCGACATGCTGCTGGCGCCCGACTCCGAGCTGCTGCGGCTGCGGATCGTCAACGCGCCGGCGCTGCCGTTCCCGCCCGAGCCGCTGCGCGCGGCGGCGGTGCGCCTGATGCAGCGGGAGCTGGAGCGGGCCGACGGCGCCGGCGGGCGCCGCGGCCCGGTCCTCCGGACGCTCGACCGTCTCGGGATCGGCTTCGACAGCTGA
- a CDS encoding ABC transporter permease has product MRRLPLDPAVTALVRVLLAVTAVFLLAPALLVFVLSFSDESFVRFPPREWGLRQYSTLFSSQEWLDAIWMSVKIAVPSALLAVAIGLPATFAMYRTRLPGGDLLRFLSLSSLLIPISAFGVGLFGVFAQLGLTATYLGIVIAHTVLAVPLVIVVLTTAIARIPPELELIAMTLGASRLRASTGITLRLLAPAVAAALLFAFITSFDEAVLITFLGGPGLVTVPKAIFDSVRYGVDAVITAIAALTFIVSALIALLTVRLNPRGK; this is encoded by the coding sequence ATGCGCCGCCTCCCGCTCGACCCGGCGGTGACCGCGCTCGTGCGCGTGCTGCTGGCGGTCACCGCCGTGTTCCTGCTCGCACCGGCGCTGCTGGTGTTCGTGCTGTCGTTCTCCGACGAGTCGTTCGTCCGCTTTCCGCCGCGGGAGTGGGGACTGCGGCAGTACAGCACGCTGTTCTCCAGCCAGGAATGGCTCGACGCGATCTGGATGTCGGTCAAGATCGCGGTCCCGAGCGCGCTGCTGGCGGTCGCGATCGGCCTGCCCGCGACGTTCGCGATGTACCGCACGCGGCTGCCGGGCGGCGACCTGCTGCGCTTCCTGTCGCTCAGCAGCCTGCTGATCCCGATCTCGGCGTTCGGCGTCGGCCTGTTCGGCGTGTTCGCCCAGCTCGGGCTGACCGCCACCTACCTCGGGATCGTCATCGCCCACACCGTGCTGGCGGTGCCGCTGGTCATCGTGGTGCTGACGACGGCGATCGCGCGGATCCCGCCGGAGCTGGAGCTGATCGCGATGACGCTGGGCGCCTCGCGCCTGCGCGCGTCCACCGGGATCACGCTCCGGCTGCTGGCGCCGGCGGTCGCCGCCGCGCTGCTGTTCGCGTTCATCACGAGCTTCGACGAGGCGGTGCTGATCACGTTCCTCGGCGGCCCCGGCCTCGTGACCGTGCCGAAGGCGATCTTCGACTCGGTGCGCTACGGCGTCGACGCCGTCATCACCGCGATCGCCGCGCTGACCTTCATCGTCTCGGCGCTGATCGCGCTGCTCACCGTACGACTCAACCCGCGAGGCAAGTAG